One segment of Terriglobia bacterium DNA contains the following:
- a CDS encoding fatty acid desaturase: protein METLKHDRTFHEPINWLTAFFMVAFHIGAIAALFMFTWPAFFVGMALLFVAGGPGIGMGYHRLLTHRGYKTPKWVEYFLTVCATLALEGGPFFWVAVHRVHHQNTDVEGDPHSPRDGGFWSHMGWIITGRVLANQSDALLPYVPDLRKSKFHTWISKWHWVPITVSGIILFAIGGWPFLMWGVFFRTVVGLHFTWLVNSATHMWGKQRFITDDTSKNSFWVALLTHGEGWHNNHHAHPQSARHGLAWYEIDFNWYGISTLKMLGLAWDVKAMSLAELEKKEAEKRPAIPAATVGAYAGGDD, encoded by the coding sequence ATGGAAACCTTGAAGCACGACAGAACATTTCATGAACCCATCAATTGGCTGACGGCCTTTTTCATGGTGGCGTTCCATATCGGAGCCATTGCCGCGCTCTTCATGTTTACCTGGCCTGCGTTTTTTGTGGGCATGGCGCTGCTGTTCGTGGCCGGCGGCCCGGGGATCGGCATGGGTTACCACCGGCTGCTCACGCATCGCGGCTACAAAACTCCTAAGTGGGTGGAATACTTCCTGACTGTTTGCGCCACGCTGGCGCTGGAAGGCGGACCGTTCTTCTGGGTGGCGGTACATCGCGTACACCACCAGAACACTGACGTGGAAGGCGACCCGCATTCTCCGCGCGATGGCGGCTTCTGGTCGCACATGGGCTGGATCATTACCGGGCGCGTGCTGGCCAACCAGTCAGACGCACTGCTGCCTTACGTCCCCGATCTTCGCAAATCCAAATTTCACACCTGGATCAGCAAATGGCATTGGGTACCGATCACGGTTTCCGGCATCATCCTGTTCGCGATTGGCGGCTGGCCGTTCCTGATGTGGGGTGTTTTCTTCCGCACCGTCGTCGGCCTGCATTTCACCTGGCTGGTGAATTCCGCAACCCACATGTGGGGCAAGCAGCGCTTCATCACCGATGATACTTCCAAGAACAGCTTCTGGGTGGCCCTGCTGACCCACGGCGAAGGCTGGCACAACAATCATCACGCGCACCCGCAGTCGGCCCGCCACGGCCTGGCCTGGTATGAGATTGACTTCAACTGGTACGGCATCAGCACCCTGAAAATGCTGGGCCTGGCCTGGGACGTGAAAGCCATGTCCCTGGCGGAGCTGGAAAAGAAAGAAGCCGAAAAACGCCCGGCCATTCCCGCGGCCACCGTGGGAGCCTACGCCGGCGGCGACGATTAA
- a CDS encoding HAMP domain-containing histidine kinase: MRITSRTKAIAFFITLGCCLVGLTIYLNVSWIVLNWREVVPLVLGIIFFGVIIAGMVLNTIFLVREIRRNEQQDSFLNAVTHELKTPITSIRLYLQTLERRPIDDQQRHDFYRLMLEDTDRLMGTVEQVLRASEVRQSKKRKNWQEVNFSAIVRESVELARLRHGLTPEALHFSTEPPGHITLMGNPEELRTAVANLLENAVKYTGPQREIVVDLLTPNVDTVLFRVRDNGAGIPRPELKRIFKRFYRVQTQATDHVKGTGLGLFMVRAIARKHGGDAVAESEGEGHGSTFTVRLPRVYRI, encoded by the coding sequence ATGCGGATTACCAGCCGTACCAAGGCGATAGCATTCTTCATTACTCTGGGCTGTTGCCTGGTGGGGCTGACGATTTACCTCAACGTCAGCTGGATCGTGCTCAACTGGCGGGAAGTGGTGCCGCTGGTGCTGGGAATTATTTTTTTTGGCGTGATCATTGCCGGCATGGTGCTGAACACCATTTTCCTGGTGCGGGAAATCCGCCGCAATGAACAACAGGACAGCTTTCTTAACGCCGTGACCCACGAGCTGAAGACGCCCATCACATCCATCCGCTTGTACCTGCAGACACTGGAACGCCGCCCCATTGATGACCAGCAGCGCCACGACTTCTACCGCCTGATGCTCGAAGACACCGACCGCTTGATGGGCACGGTGGAGCAGGTGTTGCGCGCCAGCGAAGTCCGGCAAAGCAAGAAACGCAAGAACTGGCAGGAAGTGAATTTTTCCGCCATCGTGCGGGAAAGCGTGGAGCTGGCGCGGCTGCGCCACGGACTCACTCCCGAAGCCCTGCACTTTTCCACCGAGCCACCGGGCCACATCACGCTGATGGGCAATCCGGAAGAGCTGCGCACAGCGGTGGCCAACCTGCTGGAAAATGCCGTGAAATACACCGGGCCGCAGCGGGAAATTGTGGTTGACCTGCTGACGCCCAACGTGGACACCGTCCTCTTCCGCGTGCGCGACAACGGCGCGGGCATTCCCCGTCCCGAACTCAAGCGGATCTTCAAGCGCTTTTACCGCGTGCAGACGCAGGCCACCGACCATGTCAAAGGCACCGGACTGGGGCTGTTCATGGTGCGCGCCATCGCGCGCAAGCACGGCGGTGACGCGGTCGCCGAAAGCGAAGGCGAGGGCCACGGCAGCACCTTTACCGTCCGCCTGCCCAGGGTGTACCGGATATGA
- a CDS encoding NAD(P)-dependent oxidoreductase produces the protein MAANLVKAGHEVTVWNRTPKEISGAATAATPAEAVSGKEAVWICVSDTKAVQTVLFGPGGASSGLTSGTIVVDSSTISPTASLNIMESLQELGCDFLDAPVTGSKIAAESGQLIFMIGGAPHNIERVEPLLRAMGKQVIHMGDNGKGLSAKLAQNMNIVFIYEGLCESLTLAKKLGVPQEKMFQLIEASMIRSGVAEYKKPFILNQDYSPNFPLKLMHKDMHLMMDAAKEHGVDLPGLTKIDEIYEEASKDGHDDLDYAATIMLLEERAGLRIKGKTP, from the coding sequence ATGGCCGCCAATCTGGTCAAAGCCGGACATGAAGTGACCGTCTGGAACCGCACGCCCAAGGAAATCTCTGGGGCCGCCACCGCCGCCACACCGGCCGAAGCCGTCAGCGGCAAAGAAGCCGTCTGGATCTGCGTGTCAGACACCAAGGCGGTGCAAACCGTCCTGTTCGGGCCGGGCGGCGCCAGTTCCGGCCTTACCAGCGGGACCATTGTGGTTGACTCCAGCACCATCTCGCCCACAGCCAGCTTGAACATCATGGAAAGCCTGCAGGAACTGGGCTGCGACTTTCTGGACGCACCGGTGACCGGGTCCAAGATCGCCGCGGAGAGCGGGCAACTGATCTTCATGATCGGCGGTGCCCCCCACAACATCGAACGGGTTGAGCCTCTGCTGCGCGCCATGGGCAAACAGGTCATCCACATGGGCGACAACGGCAAGGGCCTCTCCGCCAAACTGGCCCAGAATATGAACATCGTGTTTATTTATGAAGGCCTGTGTGAAAGCCTTACCCTGGCCAAAAAGCTGGGCGTGCCCCAGGAGAAGATGTTCCAGCTGATTGAGGCTTCCATGATCCGCTCCGGTGTGGCCGAATACAAAAAGCCGTTCATCCTCAATCAGGACTACTCGCCCAACTTCCCGCTCAAGCTCATGCACAAAGACATGCACCTGATGATGGACGCCGCCAAGGAGCACGGCGTGGATCTGCCAGGCCTCACCAAGATTGACGAGATCTACGAAGAAGCGAGCAAGGATGGCCACGACGACCTGGACTACGCCGCCACCATCATGTTGCTGGAAGAACGCGCGGGGCTAAGGATCAAAGGCAAGACGCCATAA
- a CDS encoding acyl-CoA dehydrogenase, with protein MSQATLQNASAAPSPLVALTEDEVLFRENVRQFADENIRPKVREMDEKGVFDQGLIDQFFQLGLMGIEIPEQYGGAGGSFFEAILAVEEVSKVDPSAGVIVDVQNTLVNNALLHWTTDDQKKRYLPRQASNTVGAYALSEASSGSDAFAMQTRAEKKGSDYLLNGQKLWITNGKEADTFILFATLDPAAGYKGITAFIVEKSFPGFSVGKKEDKLGIRASSTCELILEDCKVPGNNVLGDAGKGYKIAIETLNEGRIGIGAQMLGLARGAWESALKYSQERKQFGKSISDFQGIQFQLAQMATEIEAVRMMVYNAARMKDAGMNFVKEAAMTKLFASQVAERVSSLAVEIYGGYGFTKDYPVEKFFRDSKIGKIYEGTSNMQLQTIAKLVLGGK; from the coding sequence ATGTCTCAAGCGACCCTGCAAAATGCGTCTGCCGCTCCGTCCCCTTTGGTGGCCCTGACGGAAGATGAAGTCCTGTTTCGCGAAAACGTGCGCCAATTTGCCGACGAAAATATCCGTCCCAAAGTCCGCGAGATGGACGAAAAGGGCGTCTTCGACCAGGGACTGATTGACCAGTTTTTCCAGCTGGGTTTGATGGGCATTGAAATCCCTGAACAGTACGGCGGCGCCGGCGGCAGCTTCTTTGAAGCCATTCTGGCGGTGGAAGAAGTTTCCAAAGTGGACCCTTCCGCCGGCGTGATTGTGGACGTACAGAACACGCTGGTCAACAACGCGCTGCTGCACTGGACCACGGACGACCAGAAGAAGCGCTACCTGCCCCGCCAGGCCAGCAACACCGTGGGCGCGTACGCGCTGAGCGAAGCCAGCTCGGGATCAGACGCCTTCGCCATGCAGACGCGCGCGGAGAAGAAAGGCAGCGACTACCTCCTCAACGGCCAGAAGCTGTGGATCACCAACGGCAAAGAGGCTGACACCTTCATCCTGTTCGCGACCCTGGATCCGGCGGCGGGCTACAAAGGAATTACCGCGTTCATCGTGGAAAAAAGCTTCCCCGGCTTCAGCGTGGGCAAGAAAGAAGACAAGCTGGGCATACGGGCGTCAAGCACGTGCGAGCTCATTCTGGAAGATTGCAAAGTCCCGGGCAACAACGTGCTGGGCGATGCCGGCAAAGGCTACAAGATCGCGATTGAGACGCTGAATGAAGGACGCATCGGCATTGGCGCGCAGATGCTGGGACTGGCCCGCGGCGCCTGGGAAAGCGCCCTGAAGTATTCGCAAGAGCGCAAGCAATTTGGAAAGTCCATCTCTGATTTCCAGGGGATACAGTTCCAACTGGCGCAGATGGCCACCGAGATTGAGGCCGTGCGCATGATGGTGTACAACGCCGCGCGCATGAAAGATGCAGGCATGAACTTTGTGAAAGAAGCCGCCATGACCAAGCTGTTTGCGTCGCAGGTGGCCGAGCGCGTGTCGTCCCTGGCGGTGGAGATCTACGGCGGCTACGGATTCACCAAAGACTACCCGGTCGAAAAGTTCTTCCGCGACTCCAAGATCGGCAAGATTTACGAAGGCACCTCCAACATGCAGTTGCAGACTATTGCCAAGTTGGTGCTGGGAGGAAAGTAG
- a CDS encoding response regulator transcription factor has product MSAAHILVVEDEAHIAQGLRFNLEAEGYSAEVSKNGEDAIKLLQQEGKHFDLVVLDVMLPGKDGFTVAHELRQANNYVPVLMLTARGRPEDVLKGFESGADDYLAKPFNLGILIARIKGLLRRKEWLQTAQPPASATDQPATFAFDGQTVDFQKLQLRKGDQIFQLTLMESDLLRYLIRNSGRPVSRKEILEEVWGLKEDTDTRAIDNFIVRLRRYIEEVPAKPKHLLTVRGLGYQFVPEPGR; this is encoded by the coding sequence ATGAGCGCGGCGCACATCCTGGTGGTGGAAGACGAAGCGCACATTGCGCAAGGACTGCGCTTCAACCTGGAAGCCGAAGGCTATTCTGCCGAAGTCTCGAAGAATGGCGAAGACGCCATCAAGCTTCTCCAGCAGGAAGGCAAGCATTTTGATCTGGTGGTTCTGGACGTGATGCTTCCCGGCAAAGACGGCTTCACCGTGGCCCACGAACTGCGCCAGGCCAACAACTACGTCCCGGTGCTCATGCTTACGGCGCGTGGACGCCCGGAAGACGTGCTGAAAGGCTTCGAGAGCGGCGCTGACGACTATCTGGCCAAGCCCTTCAACCTGGGCATTCTCATTGCCCGCATCAAGGGCCTGCTGCGCCGCAAGGAATGGCTGCAGACCGCGCAGCCGCCGGCCTCAGCCACCGATCAGCCGGCAACCTTCGCCTTCGACGGGCAGACCGTGGATTTCCAAAAGCTGCAACTGCGCAAAGGTGACCAGATATTCCAACTCACGCTGATGGAGAGCGACCTGCTGCGCTATCTCATCCGCAACAGCGGACGCCCGGTATCGCGCAAAGAGATTCTGGAGGAAGTCTGGGGCCTGAAGGAAGACACTGACACGCGGGCCATTGACAATTTCATTGTCCGGCTGCGGCGCTACATTGAAGAGGTCCCCGCCAAGCCCAAACATCTGCTTACCGTGCGCGGCCTGGGCTACCAGTTCGTGCCCGAACCGGGACGCTAG